In one Myxocyprinus asiaticus isolate MX2 ecotype Aquarium Trade chromosome 1, UBuf_Myxa_2, whole genome shotgun sequence genomic region, the following are encoded:
- the LOC127440272 gene encoding histone H4-like has protein sequence MSERGKGGKGLRKGGAKRHRTVLHDSIQGITKPTIRHLARRISGLIYEETCGVLKVFLENVIRDDVTYTEHGKRKTAIAMDVVYALKRQGRTLYGFGG, from the coding sequence ATGTCTGAAAGAGGAAAAGGTGGGAAAGGACTCAGGAAAGGAGGTGCTAAGCGTCATCGTACAGTTTTGCATGATAGTATTCAGGGAATCACCAAACCCACTATTCGTCATCTCGCTCGCCGTATCTCCGGTCTGATCTACGAGGAGACTTGCGGTGTGTTGAAGGTGTTTCTGGAGAACGTTATCCGTGATGACGTCACCTACACTGAACACGGCAAGAGAAAGACCGCCATTGCCATGGATGTTGTGTATGCGCTGAAACGACAGGGACGAACTCTGTACGGATTCGGAGGATAA